A window of Komagataella phaffii GS115 chromosome 1, complete sequence contains these coding sequences:
- a CDS encoding Nuclear pore-associated protein, forms a complex with Thp1p, which yields MSAFGVVPSVLNTGNQIKQKNGTLFKKSSGVYNKQQRDHNSRDKKRSARKTNTPPTPTESTSAKKSSTQSDDKVSPDILQLSHIEIQYVGPLLSNPESLGYVKQNNNTKIKTPKYLVDTDSNLVFGPDTTNKWDIENQHKMIEMESSHQGDWQGIYEQFQEMNKVERQKMEDLGLVAKEGQSMDLTNAISFKGSCVDMCPVYDRVKREVQRDVDPLERDPATGKISRERALKKFVRPSGQAPPLPSDVRPPHILVKSLNYIVDNLLDKLPQSHSLIWDRTRSIRQDFTLQSYSGLEAIECNERICRIHLLCAHIMPGSDQSDFSKQQEIEQFTKSLKTLTDIYDVVRSKGGKCANEAEFRAYNLLVHFRDPNLIHEIQNLPTRILKDERVQLALMFRSLLLNNNFKEYQRNIPGCLGVFQQFFNMCFDPATPFLIGCVLELNFEEIRFYALKSISRSYHKKSAPLTTQKLASMLGFDSEDKLLTFTNYFKTPTCTNSRNETCIDISKLRYESFTDLAAPKQIYTSRLDNKLKGFTYKDVVDQGLNNTSLHIANLKETMAQNQHIAVEKLPNISFPQHALSSTPFEVESKSDIVRSSSGSAPPQTLIPPIQEKVITSQIQPPITPVVPTEEIQTLPKIEEPRFKDLPNFENACKEVSSILIKKTISPLIAPIVNNQLEEYNRRQTVLRDQERQNQRRQLLISSLQEELYSAFIREQVYIQVVDTQAKECFNKNLKRRIFQKFIGGLITLKNKQMNKRRKLDEIQVFKNKVVSSSQLRYSVSRSQTEDNSTSNSSDEEASAVQMNITLSPSVDPLWSPIDIKFILDSNLKLFEDNKDKYWNFMFAIADWTILPSKWLRYKFQLQNPSLINTVESSNYKAKLRALPSDKLLTREYMEHCRFLVFQVGKVDESSNLKESLFRDSQFINRLMKYAKKYSQYQIGVLVLYYHEDDSFDKQKIIDLLLLEQYTNKLVNSLEIVDMNKLTNDELIKALTTLVHNYKDKGINKSVPTSSTKGHTTSIMEQDMTVYSYSTSNSRDAKLNYILKQAYPRRGFHLKQ from the coding sequence ATGTCTGCCTTTGGTGTGGTTCCGAGTGTATTAAACACTGGAAACCAGATCAAGCAGAAAAACGGAACgcttttcaagaaatcttCTGGAGTTTACAATAAACAGCAGCGGGATCACAATTCCAGGGATAAAAAGCGATCAGCTCGTAAAACAAATACACCGCCAACACCGACTGAGAGTACTTCCGCAAAGAAGTCATCAACTCAATCAGACGACAAAGTGAGTCCTGATATTTTACAATTGTCGCATATTGAGATTCAATATGTGGGCCCACTTCTTTCCAACCCAGAATCTTTGGGATATGTGAAACAAAACAATAATACCAAAATCAAGACTCCGAAATATTTAGTGGATACAGATTCAAACCTGGTTTTTGGTCCTGATACAACTAATAAATGGGATATTGAGAACCAGCACAAAATGATCGAAATGGAATCTTCCCATCAAGGTGACTGGCAAGGTATTTAtgaacaatttcaagaaatgaataAAGTGGAGCGTCAAAAAATGGAAGATCTGGGCTTGGTGGCAAAAGAGGGACAAAGCATGGACCTGACAAATGCTATCTCATTCAAAGGTAGCTGCGTGGATATGTGTCCCGTTTATGATAGAGTCAAGAGGGAGGTACAGAGAGATGTTGATCCATTGGAGAGAGATCCTGCCACTGGTAAGATATCTCGAGAGAGAGCTTTAAAGAAATTTGTGCGTCCTTCAGGCCAAGCACCGCCTCTTCCTTCTGACGTAAGACCTCCTCATATTCTGGTAAAAAGTTTAAACTATATTGTGGATAATTTGCTGGATAAATTACCGCAAAGTCATTCATTAATTTGGGATAGAACCCGTAGTATCAGACAAGATTTTACACTACAGAGCTACTCTGGCTTGGAAGCAATTGAGTGTAACGAAAGAATTTGTCGCATACATCTACTTTGTGCTCATATAATGCCGGGTTCTGATCAATCTGACTTCTCCAAGCagcaagaaattgaacaattcacaaaatcattgaaaacattaACAGACATATATGATGTTGTCAGATCCAAAGGAGGAAAATGTGCCAACGAAGCTGAATTCAGGGCTTATAATTTGCTGGTGCATTTTCGGGACCCAAATCTAATTCATGAAATCCAGAACTTACCTACTCGAATTCTTAAGGACGAACGAGTTCAACTTGCTTTAATGTTTCGAAGTCTACTATTGAATaataatttcaaagaatacCAGAGGAACATTCCTGGTTGCTTGGGGGTTTTTCAGCAGTTTTTCAATATGTGTTTTGATCCAGCCACCCCATTCTTAATCGGATGTGTGCTGGAACTtaattttgaagagataAGATTTTACGCTTTGAAATCGATCTCACGTTCTTATCACAAGAAATCTGCCCCTCTAACGACCCAGAAGTTAGCATCTATGCTCGGATTTGATTCCGAGGATAAGCTCCTAACTTTCACTAATTATTTCAAGACTCCTACGTGTACTAATTCTAGAAATGAAACGTGCATTGATATCTCAAAACTTAGATACGAGAGTTTTACGGATTTGGCTGCTCCAAAGCAGATTTACACTTCAAGATTAGACAACAAATTAAAAGGATTCACCTATAAGGATGTTGTTGATCAAGGATTAAATAACACATCCTTGCACATAGCtaatttgaaagaaacaatGGCTCAGAATCAACATATTGCAGTGGAGAAATTACCCAATATCTCATTTCCACAACATGCTTTGTCTTCTACCCCTTTCGAAGTAGAATCAAAGTCAGACATAGTCAGATCTTCTTCCGGATCGGCTCCGCCCCAGACTTTGATCCCACcgattcaagaaaaagtaaTAACTTCTCAAATACAGCCACCAATAACTCCCGTCGTTCCCACTGAAGAAATCCaaactcttccaaaaatagaGGAGCCCAGgttcaaagatcttccaaattttgaaaatgcaTGCAAAGAGGTTTCCTCTATTTTAATCAAGAAGACTATATCTCCTTTGATTGCTCCCATAGTGAACAATCAGCTAGAAGAGTACAACCGGCGACAAACGGTTTTAAGGGATCAGGAGagacaaaatcaaagaagacaacttttgatttcatcCCTTCAGGAAGAATTGTACTCTGCTTTTATACGAGAACAAGTGTATATTCAAGTGGTTGATACTCAAGCCAAAGAGTGCTTTAACAAGAATCTGAAACGGCGAATATTTCAGAAATTCATCGGGGGTTTAATtacattgaaaaacaaacaaatgaataagagaagaaaacttgatgaaattcaaGTCTTCAAGAATAAGGTTGTTTCCTCAAGTCAACTTCGGTATTCAGTTTCAAGAAGTCAAACGGAGGACAATTCAACGTCAAACTCGAGTGACGAGGAAGCATCAGCTGTTCAGATGAATATTACTCTTTCACCATCTGTGGATCCACTTTGGTCACCCATAGATATTAAGTTTATATTAGACTCCAATTTAAAGTTGTTTGAGGATAACAAGGATAAATACTGGAATTTCATGTTTGCGATTGCCGATTGGACTATTCTACCAAGCAAATGGCTTCGTTACAAATTCCAACTTCAAAACCCCAGTCTCATAAATACTGTTGAATCCTCAAATTACAAAGCCAAATTACGGGCTCTACCCAGTGACAAACTTCTTACAAGGGAATACATGGAGCACTGTCGATTTTTGGTATTTCAAGTCGGAAAGGTTGATGAATCATCAAACCTGAAAGAATCTTTGTTCAGAGACTCACAGTTTATTAACCGATTAATGAAATATGCCAAGAAGTACTCGCAATACCAGATTGGAGTACTTGTCTTATATTATCATGAGGATGACTCTTTTGATAAACAGAAAATTATTGATCTTTTGTTATTAGAACAATACACAAATAAGTTAGTCAACTCACTCGAGATAGTTGACATGAACAAACTCACAAATGATGAACTGATAAAAGCATTGACCACGCTAGTCCACAACTATAAGGATAAAGGTATCAACAAATCGGTACCAACATCTTCCACCAAAGGACACACCACTAGCATTATGGAACAGGATATGACAGTATACAGCTACAGCACGTCCAATTCCAGGGATGCTAAGCTTAATTatattttgaagcaagCCTACCCCCGCAGGGGGTTTCACTTGAAACAATGA